In Helianthus annuus cultivar XRQ/B chromosome 8, HanXRQr2.0-SUNRISE, whole genome shotgun sequence, a single genomic region encodes these proteins:
- the LOC118481066 gene encoding 36.4 kDa proline-rich protein-like, protein MAPIDQLFDIPADFDMDFVDPEPVIAPEPVVDHDPVLDDAAAIAPPDVDAPALAPPIVDLPIVAPPVVDDPIADAPLPDPVPALVDRAPFAAHSDPRCADTRNGWIEDDDDYPPFLLPVTPPVAPVSAPIDVSLFPPHTPDVHRTDLPITFLQDIPPPRPGEGSSWQPLVFVPPVSASVPFMS, encoded by the coding sequence ATGGCTCCTATTGATCAGTTGTTTGACATTCCTGCCGACTTTGATATGGACTTTGTCGACCCTGAGCCTGTTATAGCACCAGAGCCTGTCGTTGACCATGACCCTGTCCTTGATGATGCAGCAGCTATTGCACCGCCTGATGTGGATGCACCAGCTCTTGCACCACCCATTGTTGACCTTCCCATTGTTGCACCACCAGTGGTGGATGATCCTATTGCTGATGCACCTTTACCTGATCCCGTGCCAGCATTGGTTGACCGTGCACCTTTCGCTGCTCACAGCGATCCTCGTTGTGCTgacacccgtaacgggtggatCGAGGATGATGATGACTATCCACCGTTTTTGCTACCCGTCACTCCTCCCGTAGCACCTGTTTCCGCACCTATTGATGTTTCATTGTTTCCCCCACACACCCCTGACGTCCATCGCACTGATCTTCCTATCACATTCCTCCAGGACATTCCACCACCtcgtcctggggagggttcatcGTGGCAGCCACTTGTTTTTGTTCCACCTGTATCGGCATCTGTTCCTTTCATGTCCTAG